The Buchnera aphidicola (Tetraneura ulmi) genomic sequence ATTTCAAGAGCATCTAGATTAATTTCAAAATTTATGGAACCTATGGGTTTTTTAAAATCCGAAAAGAAATGGGATAATATTTTAGGTACATATATGCCTAAAATATTTATTTTAACCCCCCTCTTTTTCGAACTTTTTGGTGTAACTTCAAAACAACTCTCAAAAGCAAAAAAACAACAATTAAATTGGATAAATAATTCCCTGAAAAAAAAAGGAATTAAACCATTAACTGAAGAAAAAATTTATATAAAAAATAAAAATTTAAGAATTCAAAAAATTTTAGAATTTAGAAAATCACAACATAATTTTTACATACGTCAAAAAAGAGCAAAAAAAATAATCTCAAATAATGAATTTCAAGCTAAACAAAAAATCTTAAAATTATTAGTAAAAAATTATTCACTAAATGAACTACAAAAAATGGGTCAAGGTGGTTTAAAAAAAATGGTAAATATAGAATATTTCCATTTAAAAAAAATAGCTACAATGTGTTTTTCTAAAAATACTGTTTTAAACAAATAATTTTTTGTTTCAATTTTTATTTTTTTCTTTA encodes the following:
- the repA gene encoding plasmid replication initiator RepA — its product is MKKIKKKYVSNYMPKFKIPKKNKNRPNFIQNSMKLANEIDVARVELHYVIQPKNPQTGEIIKRYRRLNEHRACAFRAMVQAMLYYFNLSTNTVYASLEKLSDDCGLSTISPAGNKSISRASRLISKFMEPMGFLKSEKKWDNILGTYMPKIFILTPLFFELFGVTSKQLSKAKKQQLNWINNSLKKKGIKPLTEEKIYIKNKNLRIQKILEFRKSQHNFYIRQKRAKKIISNNEFQAKQKILKLLVKNYSLNELQKMGQGGLKKMVNIEYFHLKKIATMCFSKNTVLNK